A stretch of DNA from Terriglobia bacterium:
CTTGTCGGCAGCGTCAGCGGCGGGAACGGATCGCCATTTATCATAACCCGGACGCTGGTCGCCCTGCGTGTCGTGGCCGGAACGTTGCCGGCAACTCTGCCATCGATAACCGTCCCGTTAAATCAAGATGTAAAACTCTCGGCGGGAACAGGGAGCGGGGAATCCGACAGGATCGCGCTGATTTCCGGTGTTTCCGCTGTCGTGCTGACGCCGGCAACTGCGGCAGGCGTGAATAATCCTCACATGATTTTGCTGTACGCCTGTGACGGGGCTACCTTCACTCCGAATCCAAACAACCCGATTATGACGAACTCGCACTAATGACCGTGTTCACGACAGCAGGCCGCTGGTGACCTGCTTCGCCCACGAGATGGCTTCCATATAGATGTCGCGGATCGGCAGCTGCGGCAGGCCGTAGAACTGAACCTCGTCCCAGTCCGCCCGCTCGTACGCGATCGTGCATCGCAGCGCCTGTCCGATCTGTCCGGCTTTGTGGATCAGAGCTTCGCGGACTTCATCGACCAGCGGCAACTCGGCCAGCGCTTTTTCCATCGGACAATCGAGCAGTGCATCGAGAACCGACAACAGGCCGGCCGAAAAGAAGGAGTCTTTGGGCGCGTCTTTAAGCGACGCCGACAGGCGTTCGCACATTCGGGCGCGCACCAGGGCAATCGTCATCAATTCCCGCGGTCTGTCTTCGACAGCGGATAGCAGCAGGATGCGGGTCCAGTTGCGAAGCATGTCCATTCCAATCAAGCGCACCGCGTGGCCGGTAGACGATACTTTCCGTGGCAGTCCGACAGCCGCCGAATTCGCATAGCGTAACAGCTTGAACGTGAGCGAAACATCCTGAGAGATGATTTTGTCCAACTCGGACATTTCCATGTCGGGTTGCTGCAGTTTTGCCAGGACGCGCAACATTGCGAGCCGGTTGACCGGAATCTCCCGCATGTGACTCCCGGACCGGGACACGAAACGGCCGGCATAAAAATCGAAACTCAGGCTCTTGCAGAATTCGAGGTCATCATAGGTGTCGACATTCACTGCCAGAAGTTTCGCGTTGTAACGGCGCAACTCCTGAACCCGTCTCTCGATTTCCTCAGGCGGATGAGCCGTCGCATCGATACGGATTGCATACGCCCGATTGCCGATGAACTCGAGGCTTGCAGGCGAAAGAGCGCTGGACAGGGCAAAGCGATATCCGTGCGCAACGCACGACACCAGACCATTGGCAACCACGCTTGACGGCTCGAATGGATCGAAGAAACCCAGCACGACCCGCTCTTGCGGCACGAGCTTCCACAGATTCGCGGCCAGCCCGGAGGCCGTGAGATTCATGAAGCAGTCATGGTTTCCGACGATGTCGTCCAGCATCGTTTCGGTAAACATCGTGAACAATACGCGCTCCGCGTCTGCGGAACCGGAGTCCGAACCTTTTTCCACGATCGGACAGGTCCGGACTTCGTATCCTACGACGTTCAGTTGCTGTCCGAAGACCGGCTGCCGGTTGATGAGGTAATTGCACTCCATGCGATTTACGCACCTATGATAACCCGCGAATTCAATTCGATAACTGGTCGCAGGAATTCCAGGGACGCCATCCGGGGTGCGTCCCTGGAACCTGTTTCTATTTTGGCGGCGACTGATGCAGGGCAAATACGGCTCCCTGCGGGTCCATCATTTGAGCGATGCGCCCCCCGCCGGGCACCTCCATCGGGCCGTTCGTGACTTTGGCGTTCTTCTTCGTCGCGCGCGAAATTGCGGCGTCAATGTCGGGCGTCTCCACGTAAAAGATCCACATCGGAGGCATCGGCGTGGCTTTGGGTATCGTCATCATACCGCCGAGCTGCTTTCCACCGACTTCGAAGACGCGATAGTTGCCCGTCGCTCCCATGTCCATATCCTGGGCGACCTTCCATCCGAACAATTGCGAGTAGAAATCGAATGCCGCGTTGCCGTCGCTCGACATGAGTTCGTGCCAGCAGAACTCGCCTTTTTTCGATGAGTCGTGAGCAGCCATCGGCGTGCTCGGAGTGAAAATCGAGAGCGACGCGCCTTGAGGATCCTCGATCACGGCGAAGCGGCCGACGCCCGGAACATCTTCCGGTCCGGTGCGTAACTTCCCTCCGAGTTTTTTCACCAACGAAGCCGTCGCATCGACGTTTTCGACCGCGACGTGCGCCGTCCAATGAGGAGGCACACCCGCTTTGACCGATTCTTCCGGAAGCTTCATCACACCGCCGAGCGGTCCCTGATCTGCAACCCACATGAAATAATGGCCACCTTCGCCGAATGACTGCGTCTTCCAGCCGACAACATCCGTGTAGAAGGCGATGGCCGCTGCCGGATCCTTCGTCAAATGCTCGTACCAGACGAAACGGCCGTTATCCACGTTCGTAGGCATACTTTTCTCCTTTTTTAACTATTCAATGTATCAACAGGAAAACTGAAAAGCTCGTTACATGTATGTTAAAGGGTCGCTTGAAACCATGCGAAACTCCATCTATGGTAACGCGTGAATTCAGTTCGCTCGAGGTGAACGTTCCCATTATCGGGCAGGGCACCTGGCAAATAAAAAAGGGCGCCCTGGAGGCGCTCCGCGCCGGGATCGAACTCGGCATGACGCACATCGATACGGCCGAGATGTACACCGGAGCCGAGGAGATCATCGCGGAAGCCATTCACGGCCGGCGGAAGGACATCTTTCTGGTCAGCAAAGTCATGCCGTCGAACGCCTCATATAAAGGTACGTTGCGCGCGTGCGATGCGAGCTTGAAACGGCTGAGGACGGAATATCTTGACGCCTATCTTCTGCACTGGTGGAGCGGCTCGCATCCGATCGAGGAAACCATGCGGGCTATGGAGGACCTTGTTGCCGCCGGGAAGATCCGGCATATCGGCGTGAGCAATCTGGATGTCAGCCGGCTGAAGCAGGCGCAGAAGGCCCTTCGTCGCGAAAAAATTGTGTGCAATCAGGTGCTCTATCACCTGCGGTCCCGCGGAATCGAAAACCGTCTGGTGCCGTACTGCGAGTCGCAGAATATTGCCGTGGTCGGATATTCACCCTTCGGCCAGGGCGATTTCCGCCCGTCGAAAACGCTCGACGCCATCGCTCAGCGGCATGGAAAGGCCCCGCGCCAGGTGGCGCTGGATTTCTTGACCCGCCGCAAGAGCGTGTTCGCTATTCCGAAAGCCGGCAATGTGGAGCACGTCCGGCAAAATGCGGGCGGCGCCGGATGGGAGCTGACTGCCGAAGATCTGGAACTCATCGACAGCGAGTTTCCGGTTCCTGCGCCAGATACGCCACTGGACATGCTCTAAAGATGGCCTTCTTAAAGGAAGCAGTTGAAACGCGCGGTTAAGGGTGCGAATATCCTCCGGCAAAGCACCATGAAGACCAGAGTTATCGCAGTGTTGTCCCTATTACTGGCGGCAGGTCCTGCATACCCGCAGCGGCGGGGTGCGGCTCAGCCTCCTCAAGCGCCCGAATTGCTTTTCAAAATGACGCTGCAGAATGACCAGCGGCTTCCCCTGGGCCAGAATTCGATCACAACTCCTGATGTCGAGCTTCACCTTTATGGCGATGGCAAGAACATCGTCGTCGCTGTTGGCCGGGGCGCGGAATTTCCCCGAACGTTTTTCGGTCTCTGCGAGAAGCCCTGTGGCTTCACCCTTCGCGACAGGATAAATACATTCGATCTGCGCGGAAGGGCGAATATCAAATTCACGACGATCGTGTCGGGTTTCCATCGGGTGCGGCCCTTGATCAAACTGGCGGATGGCACACTTTTGATTGGAGACCAGGCTGAAGGTTCGGTTGCGGATTATCACCAATATGAAGTCTCGTTCAGCGAATGCCGGTGGCTGAAGCTCGATCCTGAGCGTGGCGTCACTCTTGGAAGCTGGATCGAAAATCCGGACCTGAGCAAAGTGGATGAGGTCGGCTACTTCGATGTGATTCCAGGAAGCGGCGCGCATACTGAAGGTCTTGCCGTCGAAAAGCAACCCGCTCCTCCGGTCGGTGGCTGGATCGCCGTTTCGGCGTT
This window harbors:
- a CDS encoding aldo/keto reductase, translated to MVTREFSSLEVNVPIIGQGTWQIKKGALEALRAGIELGMTHIDTAEMYTGAEEIIAEAIHGRRKDIFLVSKVMPSNASYKGTLRACDASLKRLRTEYLDAYLLHWWSGSHPIEETMRAMEDLVAAGKIRHIGVSNLDVSRLKQAQKALRREKIVCNQVLYHLRSRGIENRLVPYCESQNIAVVGYSPFGQGDFRPSKTLDAIAQRHGKAPRQVALDFLTRRKSVFAIPKAGNVEHVRQNAGGAGWELTAEDLELIDSEFPVPAPDTPLDML
- a CDS encoding VOC family protein translates to MPTNVDNGRFVWYEHLTKDPAAAIAFYTDVVGWKTQSFGEGGHYFMWVADQGPLGGVMKLPEESVKAGVPPHWTAHVAVENVDATASLVKKLGGKLRTGPEDVPGVGRFAVIEDPQGASLSIFTPSTPMAAHDSSKKGEFCWHELMSSDGNAAFDFYSQLFGWKVAQDMDMGATGNYRVFEVGGKQLGGMMTIPKATPMPPMWIFYVETPDIDAAISRATKKNAKVTNGPMEVPGGGRIAQMMDPQGAVFALHQSPPK
- a CDS encoding HDOD domain-containing protein, giving the protein MECNYLINRQPVFGQQLNVVGYEVRTCPIVEKGSDSGSADAERVLFTMFTETMLDDIVGNHDCFMNLTASGLAANLWKLVPQERVVLGFFDPFEPSSVVANGLVSCVAHGYRFALSSALSPASLEFIGNRAYAIRIDATAHPPEEIERRVQELRRYNAKLLAVNVDTYDDLEFCKSLSFDFYAGRFVSRSGSHMREIPVNRLAMLRVLAKLQQPDMEMSELDKIISQDVSLTFKLLRYANSAAVGLPRKVSSTGHAVRLIGMDMLRNWTRILLLSAVEDRPRELMTIALVRARMCERLSASLKDAPKDSFFSAGLLSVLDALLDCPMEKALAELPLVDEVREALIHKAGQIGQALRCTIAYERADWDEVQFYGLPQLPIRDIYMEAISWAKQVTSGLLS